The Candidatus Paceibacterota bacterium sequence CATACGGGGCAACACCATGACCCCCTCATGTCAGACACGTTCTTCAAGAGTTTAGGCATTCCGTCTCCTCACTACAATTTCAGGGGGGTTTCCGCAAGCGCCACCACGTTTATCGGTAATACGATTGTAGAGCTGGATCGATTATACGCGAAGGAACGGCCTGACATTGTTCTTGTTCCAGG is a genomic window containing:
- a CDS encoding UDP-N-acetylglucosamine 2-epimerase → MKKNPKKSQKTLKIMVIAGARPNFMKIAPILREFKRHPQITPIIVHTGQHHDPLMSDTFFKSLGIPSPHYNFRGVSASATTFIGNTIVELDRLYAKERPDIVLVPG